The genomic stretch cctactgtgaagcatgggggtggaaacatcatgctttggggctgttttttctgcaaagggaccaggacgactgatccgtgtaaaggaaagaatgaatggggccatgtatcgtgagattttgagtgaaaacctccttccatcagcaagggcattgaagatgaaacgtggctgggtctttcagcatgacaatgatcccaaacacaccgcccgggcaacgaaggagtggcttcgtaagaagcatttcaaggtcctggagtggcctagccagtctccagatctcaaccccatagaaaatctttggagggagttgaaagtctgtgttgcccagcgacagccccaaaacatcactgctctagaggagatctgcatggaggaatgggccaaaataccagcaacagtgtgtgaaaaccttgtgaagacttacagaaaacgtttgacctgtgtcattgccaacaaagggtatataacaaagtattgagaaacttttgttattgaccaaatacttattttccaccataatttgcaaataaattcattaaaaatcctacaatgtgattttctggatttttctttctcattttgtctgtcatagttgacgtgtacctatgatgaaaattacaggcctctctcatctttttaagtgggagaacttgcacaattggtggctgactaaatacttcccccccccccactgtatacacacatacacagcattcggaaagtattcagatcccttgactttttccacattttgttaggttacagccttattctaaaattgattaaaattgtttttttccccctcatcaatccacacacaatagccccataatgacaacgcataaacaggtttttagaaatgtttgctaatttattaaaaataaaaaactgaaatattacatttacataagtattcagaccctttactcagtactttgttgaagcacctttggcagcgattacagcctcgagtcttcttgtgtatgacgctacaagcttggctgtatgcttaggatcattatcctgttggaaggtgaatcttcgccccagtctgaggtcctgagtgctctggagcaggttttcattaaggatctctctgttaatctttgcctcgatcctgactagtctcccagtccctgccgctgaaaaacatccccacagcatgatgctgccaccaccatgcttcaccgtagggatggtgccaggtttcctccagacgtgacgcttggcattaaggccagagttcaatcttggtttcatcagaccagagaatcttgtttctcatggtctgagagtctttaggtgtcttttggcaaactccaagtggactgtaatgtgccttttactgaggagtggcttccgtctggccactctaccataaaggcctgattggtggagtactgcagagatggttgtccttctggaaagttctcccatttccacagaggaactctggacatctgtcagagtgactatcgggttcttgatcacctccctgaacaaggaccttctcccccgattgctcagtttggccaggcggccagctctaggaagagtattggtggttccaaacttcttcatttAAGAAtcttggaggccactgtgttctttgggaccttcaatgctgcagacatttgtttttacccttccctagatctgtgcctcgacacaatcccgtctctgagctctacggacaattccatcgtggcttgtttttttctctgaaatgcactgtcaactgtgggaccttatatagacaggtgtgtgcctttccaaatcatgtccaatcaattgaatttaccacaggtggattccaatgaagttgtagaaacatcaaggatgatcaatggaaacaggatgcacctgagctcaatttcgagtctcatagcaaaaggtctgaatacttatgtaaataaggtatgtttttttttttatacatttgcaaaaaattctaaaaacctgtttttgctttgtcattatggggtattgtgcgtagattgctgATGATTCTTTTTAAAAAACGTTttccaaaatgtggaaaaagtcaaggggtctgaatacttttcgaaggcactgtatgtgatagtagagtagtggcctgagggaacacacttaatgtgttatgaaaagtgttatgaaatgtaatgtaatattttaaataactgccttaatgttgctggacccctaatggggatccttaataaatacaaataccaaAAAATCCATGACTATTCATGCAGAATAGAACGAGCAGGGCATTGTGCAAGAGCACAGAGTAATTTCATGTTCAGTGCTCCATGCTGTGAACCAATGTGTAAGGGCTGGACGGGGCTAACACACTGAACAAATAGCTCAGTGCATCGCAGCGAATAGTGATTGTCTGCTTCTATCTACATCTACACACAATCACTTTGCTGCTGAGCATATGTATTTTACATACTTAAAACAGCTAAAATCATCATAGAAAATAAATTCAAAATTCAAAATCTATTTATTTCATGAACTTTTATTAAGAATTCAATTAATGATCCTACAAATGTGTTCCTACAGTTAAATACTGAAATGAGAAAATATAGAATAATGTTTTATTTTCCCTTTTCACTAACTGGtatattgtatttattattatggTGCAATGACAATCACAGGCTGGTAAAACTCATAGCACGTACTGAGACACAATATGGATATATATAATAGGAAGGATTTTTAGATAAGTTCTTAGTGCTCTACCCTCTAAACACAATCACATAATGTTGGGGTCCATTCCATTTCAATTACTCAGTTGAACTGTAAATTCATTTCTCCATAGGAGTGCAAGTTAATTATATGTATAACACAACAACCCTGACACCCACACCCACCTACTCACTCACTCAGACAGCTCTGCGAATGTGAAGGATGCAGATGTCAGGACTGTTATACTCTGGGTCCTGCTTGTCCAAAGGGATCTCTTCAGACTGGAAGTCTCGTAGCAGCAACTGATTGGACAACAGACCAGAGGACCAGCAAGTCATTGAAGAGGAACATGATCCTAAGATCTCCATAAGAGACATGAAAAGCTTAAATATAACAGCCACCTACATTTCCTTACACAACAGTTTATGTGATAACAGGAGGACAGACAGAATACTCACctcaaaaaatgttttataaacTTTGCGGTTGACATCCACTGTGTGTTGCTCATGGCATCATATGATGCAGGTCTCTGGTCCAGCCAGGTGCTTCACAGACTAAGTACAAAAGATGGTCAACAGTTAAAACAACAAACAGTCATTTTTTCACCCATGTATTGAACTCAAGGCAACTCGTAGTGTTCTAATACTGAATGTGTTGGGCAGTTGTACAGGTCTTGAAGCAATAATAAGCAAGTCCCACAAAAACTGAACCAAATTTTCAAATTGCAGCATGAATTGCGTAGCACAACGGTAAATGTGAAAGTATAACACCTGTGCATAATAGAAGCAGTCCACCATCAGGATAAAATGTGGGTGTGGTAGAAACTCTGACACATTTTCACCCCTTTAAAGATAAGAGAATTCCACATTAAGCATTTTCATTGTACATGTTTTGGACATCAACTATAGGCAGCTAGACCACATACAGAAAATCCATGGTTTGCATGCACATTACAGCCGACTGTGGTGACGATGGTTGTCGCTTGTGTTACGTAATAAAATCTCTATATTAACCAACAAGAACTAGAATAAGTACAGTACAGAGCATTTCAGTACCTTGGCTGTGATGGATCCACTGCTGATAAGTGTCTGGTTCTCTTGAATATTGACTTGGAGTAGAAACTGCAGTTCAACTGGACAGACGCATAAACTggcgttagttagctagctagcagtgaaAGTGAAGCAAATAGTtggtttactagctagctagctaataggtCAAGAACATGTATTTAGTGGCTAACGTCACTCACCCCAAATATGCTGCATAAGGCATCTCTTACAAAATATGTATATTGTTCTAATGTTTGTTCCGCCATCTTGTTCTCTGACGTTTTACCGCTTCCTCATTGCATCCACGCCCACTGTGACTTGTGGCACCGCCCACCTGGCGAAATGCTGCCAAAGATGGCGGGTAATTGAAGATAGTTAACGCAGGCCGTTTACTATTCGGAAAAAAATGTCAGTTCCGGTCTACTTAAgggggtggctctcccatagacaccaacgCGATAGCAGCTGGGTTTGGTCTACTGCTGCATTCAAATCAACTGGGAACTCGGTAATCTCCTACTTCAGTGCGTtcatgacaactgggaactcggaaataaaCTGGTCATCCAACtctggaattccaagtcgggaactcgggcctctttctagagctccgacatTCCGACCTGAATATCAATGATGACATGATTTGACCTAGTTTTTTCCACCGAGATCCCAGTTGTTGTGGAAGCTAGAttaatatttgtgtgtgtgtgaactgtgcCTTATATTACGCTCGTGCGTTGAATATGTTAGCTGACTCGCGCCCATTGACCCTGACTTTGCGGGAAAGTTATAAACGATGGCTACCTGAGGTTGAGGTAACTTAGCCGTCAACAAACTGTGAGGTGACCTTCTGTTATTATAATTTCTCTAAATTTGTTTGCCGAATCACCATCAAAACTCTTTGAAATGCTTCGAAGTAGTACAGAGGAGTTGACACCTGGCAACACCTCGGACTCCGGAAGAAGCTCGGTGCTGTCACCTTTGTATCATCGAGGCGGACAAAATGGGCCCGTGTCGCTCGGTCGTGGATCAACATCTGCAGGCCTGCTCACAAGAGGTAGGCCTACATAAACTATTTCCCGTTAGCTATGTAAACAAgcgtgctagctagctaagctaaccaTTCTGATTAAATGGAAATCATGTTGGCAAAGTTGAgcactgctaaattctctaaataAAGCTTATacacattttcatatttttaatTATCTAGGCTACAAGGCACTTAGCCAGGCAGGCTTATTTAGATTGAGTTGTAGACTATAAGTTGATGGCCTCTTTCTTTGACTTAGGTCAGGTGAATCACAACTTCAGAGGGGGCAGGACAAGTTCATCTGTCCCACCCTCCAGTGGCTCCTCATTCTATGGGACCCCCAGACTCATGGGGGGAACCCCCAGACTCGGCAGGACCCCAGGCTCAGCTGGGGCTGTAGGCATACACCCTGTATGGACGCCACAGACTGAACCCTCTGGTAAAGCCATAGCGCAGACACACACAACTGAGTTGTTTTTCACTGGGCTGTCTCAGTTTGAGAGTTGAATTATTCCGCTCTCTCCATTCCAGCAGTGACCACTAGCTGCTCCTCTGTGACCTCGGCCACTGCTGCCTCTGTGATTGTGGCGGTGGTAGAAGGGCGTGGGTTGGCCAGGGGGGAGATTGGCATGGCCAGTATCAACCTGAAATGCCCAGAGCTGGTCCTCTCTCAGTTTGCAGACACTGGGACCTATGCCAAGGTAGAACATAATAAACAAACAGGCTGAATTGGTTTACTGTCTTCAGTATCTCAGAACAGGGACAGACAGGCAAATCCATCTCCATGCAGCCTAGCTAAGTGCATGGTTATCTCAGTGTACTAAAGGAGCGTTAAACTTGTCTCTGATCCACTTCCAGGTTATCACCAAGCTTCACATCCTGGTGCCACTGGAGATACTAATGCCAGACACTGCCAGTGAGAAAGGCAAAGGGACCAAGCTATACAACCTCATCACAGAAAACTTTCAGGTACTGAGTCGAGGTGGTCTGTCTATACTGCTGAAGTGAGACTTTTACCTTTGTCTTATGTGTTATTTGTTGCCTAACCTTCTTCTTTATGTTTCAGTCAGTATCTTTCACTGCAATCCAGAGAAAGTACTTCAATGAGAGAAAAGGGCTGGAGTACATCCAGCAACTGTGTGCAGCAGAGTACAGCACTGTTATCATGGAGGTGCAAGCTAAGTATGTCACTGGGCTCAGAGAGCACAACAATAATAGTCTGTCACTTCATAATAATCAGTCCATTGAACTGCAGTGTTCATCCCCAGATACTATTGCCTGGCAGCTGCTGCTGCTTTGCTGAAATACTTTGAGTTCATTCAGAACTCCATCTATGCACCAAAGTCACTGAAAGTAAGCTTCAAAGGGAGTGAGCAGACTGCCATGATCGATTCAGCGTCTGCCACTAACCTGGAGCTGGTTGTCAACAACCGGGACCACAGGTATGGGGGCGTGGCAGAAGGATGTGAGACCGTCTCACTTATCAGTTTTTCAAACATGGTCAATACATCAAGAGAGTATGTGATGTCCAGGGTGTGTGTACATTTGTGTGTCTGCAGGAGTGAACATACCCTGTTAGGGGTGCTGAACTACACCAAAACCCCTGGTGGGGGAAGGAGGCTGCGCTCTAACATTCTAGAGCCCTTGCTGGATGTCGATACCATAAACATACGTCTGGACACCATTCAAGAGCTGTTACAGGACGAGGAGCTCTTCTTTGGCTTAAAGAACGGTTAGTAACAGCTACTAACGGTGTTACCTTATATTACAGTGATAGGTTTTCAATGTTGATTGACAGTCCTTTAAAGATTAGTGTATTTCCTTTGTTCATTTCTACTGTGCCTGCAGCCATTGGACATTTTCTGGATATAGACCAACTGCTCTCTGTTCTTGTCCAGATTCCCAAGCAGGAAACGGTACATATAGACGTTATTTGATTACTTGTGATACATTTGATTAAATAAACTATTATATTGCTCCTTTCAATGGTATGGTTTCCTGAAGGTAAAAGAGTTGTCAACGCCATAATGATGGAACAGTGAGAGTAATGTTAGAATCTGTCCGTTTTCCTCTCAATGAAGGTTCAAGTTGCAGAATCAAAGATTACACATGTGATTCAGCTGAAGCATACTCTGGAGTTGGTACCACCACTGAGGGTAAGTGCTCTGTGTCCTTATAATATATTCAAAATCATTACTGTTGTTGTACCATGTGCCTTTTTATAACCAGTATTGTGTAAACAGATGGTGCTGAAGAACTGTAACACTGCTCTGCTGAAGGCTTACAGCAGCTCACTGGAAGACAACAGGTACATTATCACTAAAGGGATTGGGTTTTCAATTAACAGGCCTCTAGAACACCTCTCAGGCACATTGCCTTCATTGATCACATTATGTTTCCTCAGGTTTGACATGATCCTGGACCAGATCAAGACAGTGATTAATGATGACACCAGCTACATGAAGGGGAGCCTCAACATGCGTACACAGAAGTGCTACGCTGTGCGCCCCAACATCAATGAGTTCCTGGACATCGCCCGGCGAGCCTACACTGAGATTGTGGATGACATTGCAGGTGTTCACTAGATGGATATGATGTTTTAAAGGGATATGCAAATTGATAATCTCTTATCGGATTATCCCTAATTTATTTCAAACTTGTCTCTGATGTGTTATGTGTAGCCTACAGTAAATCTTTCCTGGTGTGAATTACATAATGAACCCTGCTGATGCACAGGGCTGGTTGACCAGGTGGGGGAGAAGTATGGCTTGCTGATACGCACCAGCTTCAGCACAGCTCGAGGCTTCTACATCCAGATGAAACTGGAGGGGGGAGCTTTACCTGATGGGGAACTCCCAGCTGACTTCATCAAGGTAATAACCTATTTGATGAACACCTCTGTACCTGGCAATGCTGGATTGTGGCAATGATGAATGGATTATACAGAGCATTAAGTGAGAGAAACCCATTACAAGGTGTCATGTTGCTTCATGTTCATTGTTTAAAGTGGCTGTACCTGTCAGAATTTCTTTGGCTCTATATTACACTAAAACTTGTTCGGTATTCTCATTCATATTAATATATTTTCATATTCTTGCTGTGTTTTATTCACACTTTCCTCAGGTGACAAAGCACAAGAACAACTACAGCTTCACCACAGCAGACCTGATGAAGATGAATGATCGCTGTGATGAGGCTCTGAGGGAAATATTCCACATGTCCTATGTGTGAGTAAAGAGCAGCTTCACAGCCTCACAATTATCAGGCTACATTTTCAGTGTATAATGTGTACAGAAAAATATGTATTCTTTGCTTTGATCTGACTGACAAACCTACCCTTTATTTCTGTTATTATCATGTGtcataaagcgtctgctaaatgacgtaaatgtaaaatgtaaataactggGGGAAATTGGATTGATTTATTATTGTTTACCCAGTAGATGGGGCTATTTAGTTTGTTGTGGCGTTGTAGATAATGTTGTCCTGTTTACACCTGTCTCTTTCCAGGGTGGTGTGTCAGCTGCTGAGTACAGTTCATGAGCGTATCCACTGTCTTTACAAACTGTCCGATGCTGTGTCCATGCTAGACATGCTGCTGTCACTAGCCAATGCATGCACCATCTCAGACTATGGTAAGTCAAGCAGGAACGTTAATAAATGTAATCAATgattaatttattctgtacatttcTGCAACAGAACACAAAAAGTATGTGTTGCTCAAATTCATAGTTCACGCTAACCATATGATCCAGTCAGATTCAAGCTATCCCTGGAGTGGTTTGACCTCTAGACAGTATCTGAAGAAACCCACACACTCATCCATCTCACATAGCAGCCAGTCATAGCAGCATGAGTGAATAGTGTGTCAGCAGCAGCACCCCCAGTTCTCCTCTATAAGTGACAAAGAGGCTGCTGTGATCTGCTCTCTATTTAACATTGGTTGCCCTGCTAGCTTAAGTTGTCTGGGCAGCAGCTCCCATAACCATGTGGGTGGTGACCAATGGCCCACAGCTGTCTGAAAAAGGATCTCTGGAGGGACTTGTGCTGACTGACGGCCCTCTCTGTCTCAGTCATCTCACTCTCAGATTACCCTGGTCACGTAACCGTTACTGTATTTGACCAGACCAATCTCTCTGCAAGACACGACTACTGCATGTACTGTACGCTAGAAGTGTTTGGAATTTTCTCATAAAATGTGTGATAAAATAACAAACACAACTGAATGTCATCCACAGTAATTCAACACagaggaaaacatttatttaccaTCCACGTAATTGTACATTTGAATTGTATTGTAATTGTTTTCCTTCTCTGTGCCTGCAGTGCGTCCTGAGTTCACAGACACACTGGCCATCAAGCAAGGTCGTCACCCCATTCTGGAGCGCATCGTTGGCCAGCAGCCCGTGTCCAACAACAGCTACATCTCTGAGGGCAGCAACTTTGTCATCATCACTGGGCCCAACATGAGCGGCAAGTCCACCTACCTCAAACAGGTGGCGCTGTGCCAGATCATGGCTCAGATAGGTGGGTGGAGAAACCACAAAATTAATTTGAAATGGAATGTAGTTATATAATTAACTTAATTTTCTGTGTTGTAACCATTCAACGGGCTTACTCACAGGCTATTTATATAATGAGTCTGATCTTTCCTAGGCTCCTTTGTGCCTGCTGAGTATGCCTCCTTCCGCATTGCTGACCAGATTTTCACCAGAATCGGGGTGGATGACGACTTTGAGACAAACTCCTCAACCTTTATGGTGGAAATGAAGGAGGTACATTTTCCATATATTGGCCAGTGGTTTGGTATGGATTTTCGAAATACCGCAAAGTAATTATATTTCATTTATTTGTCTTTGTACTCCCAAGGTCTCATATTTAATCCATAATGTGAGTGATCGGTCTCTCATTATCATAGACGAGCTTGGGCGTGGTACTAGTGCTGAGGAGGGTGTCGGCATCTGTCACTCTGTCTGCGAATTCCTCCTTAGCCTCAGGGTAGGTACAGTGTCCAACCAGCACAGTGCCTCTCTCCTATCTGAAACAATAGATGATTAATTTGATTTTTGTGTATGAATCATGGAGTCCTTTCTTTTCTTTGACTTCCTGTTACATGCACTGCTCAGATCACAAGCTATCATAAGATAAATATGTGTGCTCAGCTGTTTACCTGCTGGTCCCAGGCGTTCACTCTGTTTGCCACACACTTCCTGGAGCTATGTCAGCTGGAGACATTGTACCCCAATGTGGAAAACCAGCACATGGAGGTTCAGCACACCCGCACTGGTGACACGGGTACAGAGAGTGTCTTCTATACCTTCCTGCTGAGCCGTGGAAGCTCTGAGGAAAGAAACTATGGTAAGGAAATACAATCAGACACTTAACATTGTCCAATCTCAATCATTCAACTTAATGGTAAAAGGTTTACTGTAATGTTCAACTTGCAGGTCTGAGGGCTGCGGAGATGACTGCACTGCCTACAACCATAATCCAAGAAGCAAAGGCGATTAGCTCCAAAATCAGCCAACAGCTCTTGGTATGCTTTTCCAGTAGGCCATGTCTTATAATTATTTAGATCTAATTTACTATCCCATCATCTTATTCTCTGTGGTCCCTGCTGGTCCGTCAACCTgtcatcttcctcctccctcctaccctgTCTCAGGCCAAGCACCACAGTGATCCGGAAACGCAACGGCAGAGAGCAGTGTACCACCTGGCCACCCGGCTCCTGCAGACAGCCAGGAACTCCAAGCTGGACCCTGACAGCCTGCGCATCTATCTGAAGGGCCTGAAGAGACACTATGAAGCAGAGCTGCAGGTCACAGGAGAGCCTGTGTCCATGGAGACAGAGGAAGAATGATTCAGATGAGGAAAGGGATGTCAAAGGGTGGGAAGGGGGCGATGAGATGGAGAGGAATTTTGAGGAAGCTTGTGGACTTATGAATGATGCTGTTTGACTATAAATGGTCTCCTATAATGATATTCAATGACATTGTTGTTAGAtgttcccatggggggccagtatgaaaaatgtatgcactcactaaaactaagtcgctctggataagagtgtctgctaaatgactaaaatgtaaatgttgagtatTTGTTTTTATCTCGATGTTAATCTGTAATATTTTaagattttttttatattttcctaaAGTGTCTTATTAACTTGACATGGAGCTGGACAACAAGGGAGGGGCCCACATTTTTAACACCCACGTAGCTTCAAAACCCCTATCAGAGAAGAAGGCCCTGCCTTTCCAACGTCGTCGTCTCCAGTCTCCTCCCTTCATTGAATTCTACGCTGTGTCCTGAGACATATCGACCCGCCCACGCGAAACAAGATACACGGGCAGCGTTGAGTTGTGCAGCTCTGGGGAACTCACCATTTCATTTCAACATTTAGGAAACTGCGGAATTAAAACACCTCAGGGTATGTACATTACATGTTCTCATAACATTTTTTTAACGAGCTAGGCACTCAAGGTTTCGCGTAGCTGAGACAGTAATCTGGGCCTGGCACTAGCGCCAATGCACTGCCGGAAAATCGGGGACGCAAGAGTGGGTCAGATTTCAGGACAAGGGGGTGGGTGACTTTGTAGACGAGGCCTTTTGTTGGGATTGGCTTCTCAGGTGCTGTAGACTGGGTTAGGTTTTATAATAAAGCCAACAGTAACTGTTTTGGAAACGTTATTTCTAAACAACATAAAGTATGTGGTTTCCAGCATTTCACCTGTTTAAAATAGAATAACGTTAACTATGTCCGTACATCTCGAGACGTCACTCACTGACCAGACAAGTTTTCCTGTAAGTGTCATGATTTGCAGCACGATGACACAGATGGAACTGGCTAACAAACGTAACGTTAATCACTTCATTTATTGTTGGCTGGTTTCCTTGGACAgcaaactagttagctagctaaacgcCCTGACCCAAAAAGATGGCCTACTTCGTTTGTGTCTAAAGTAAGGCAGGCGTCATTGGAAAAGCCGGAGTAGTTAGCTAACTATCCATGAAATACATTAACTAGTTACCAACATGTACGGCCCTAGTCAAATAATGACATTACGGCTTTGTAACTAGCCAGTTCGTATCCAAAGCAGGGCCTTACCA from Coregonus clupeaformis isolate EN_2021a chromosome 29, ASM2061545v1, whole genome shotgun sequence encodes the following:
- the msh4 gene encoding mutS protein homolog 4; this encodes MGGTPRLGRTPGSAGAVGIHPVWTPQTEPSAVTTSCSSVTSATAASVIVAVVEGRGLARGEIGMASINLKCPELVLSQFADTGTYAKVITKLHILVPLEILMPDTASEKGKGTKLYNLITENFQSVSFTAIQRKYFNERKGLEYIQQLCAAEYSTVIMEVQAKYYCLAAAAALLKYFEFIQNSIYAPKSLKVSFKGSEQTAMIDSASATNLELVVNNRDHRSEHTLLGVLNYTKTPGGGRRLRSNILEPLLDVDTINIRLDTIQELLQDEELFFGLKNVLCKQMVLKNCNTALLKAYSSSLEDNRFDMILDQIKTVINDDTSYMKGSLNMRTQKCYAVRPNINEFLDIARRAYTEIVDDIAGLVDQVGEKYGLLIRTSFSTARGFYIQMKLEGGALPDGELPADFIKVTKHKNNYSFTTADLMKMNDRCDEALREIFHMSYVVVCQLLSTVHERIHCLYKLSDAVSMLDMLLSLANACTISDYVRPEFTDTLAIKQGRHPILERIVGQQPVSNNSYISEGSNFVIITGPNMSGKSTYLKQVALCQIMAQIGSFVPAEYASFRIADQIFTRIGVDDDFETNSSTFMVEMKEAFTLFATHFLELCQLETLYPNVENQHMEVQHTRTGDTGTESVFYTFLLSRGSSEERNYGLRAAEMTALPTTIIQEAKAISSKISQQLLAKHHSDPETQRQRAVYHLATRLLQTARNSKLDPDSLRIYLKGLKRHYEAELQVTGEPVSMETEEE